The Algoriphagus sanaruensis genome window below encodes:
- a CDS encoding PSD1 and planctomycete cytochrome C domain-containing protein: MYQTSFRDILGAILLGLINWSCSQKPSNEFALSDEEQISYNFHIRPILSDKCFACHGPDANKREADLRLDTEAGAFAALKESPGKFALVSGKPLESEVYHRITTSDPGALMPPPESNLSLSANEIELIRLWIEQGAKYEPHWAFMKVEKPKVPASDWGTGEIDAFIHAKIKAKGLEPNPEASSFELIKRASLDITGLPPTPELIDKYAGFSGTNTYEKLIDELLTMPSYGEKMGILWMDISRYSDSYGYQDDEARSQWPYRDWVFHAFNNNLPYDQFITWQLAGDLLPNATKEQILATAFNRNHKYTEEGGVIHEEYRVEYVLDKTNTFSKGILGLTMECAQCHDHKYDPISQKEYFEMYAFFNNSKEKGFEGDISQTKPAKTPILWIEQEDIDGIMKFINHKDTTKLMVSVMGELDSAERRQTYILDRGAYDSPTIPVEASTPSSVLKFPEKFEKNRLGLAKWTTHRDNPLTSRVFVNLVWQELFGKGIVKSAGDFGMQGDLPTHPELLNWLAADFMESGWNIKRLLKQIMMSSTYRQSAAINDQHMEVDPDNFYLARAPRLRLPAENIQDLVLASSGLLVNQIGGPSVKPYQPSGLWEAATSGRGTLATYIQDTGDKLYRRGIYNFIKLTVPPPKAIIFDSSNRDRCEITRNRTNTPLQALVMMNDPMILEASRVLSTKLTEKHSEPELAIEEAFKRIVCREMKSKEKILLLDFYESELAHYQTNPEEAKKTLDVGEYPMNEAAMTPQNAALMQVIVSLYNLEETITKS; the protein is encoded by the coding sequence ATGTACCAAACTTCTTTTCGAGACATTTTGGGAGCTATCCTTCTGGGGCTGATCAACTGGTCTTGTAGCCAAAAACCATCCAATGAATTTGCGCTTTCAGACGAGGAACAGATCAGTTACAACTTTCATATTCGTCCTATTCTCTCAGACAAATGCTTTGCTTGTCACGGGCCTGATGCGAATAAACGTGAAGCAGACCTCAGGTTGGATACCGAAGCAGGTGCATTTGCAGCATTGAAGGAAAGCCCGGGAAAGTTTGCCTTAGTTTCTGGAAAGCCTTTGGAATCGGAAGTGTATCACCGAATCACCACCTCTGACCCTGGGGCTTTGATGCCTCCACCTGAATCCAATCTTTCCCTATCTGCAAATGAGATTGAATTGATTCGGCTGTGGATCGAACAAGGTGCCAAATATGAGCCGCATTGGGCCTTTATGAAAGTAGAAAAGCCTAAAGTACCCGCTTCTGATTGGGGTACGGGTGAAATCGATGCTTTCATACATGCCAAAATCAAAGCAAAGGGACTCGAACCAAATCCTGAAGCCTCTTCCTTTGAATTAATAAAAAGAGCAAGTCTGGACATTACCGGACTACCTCCTACTCCTGAACTCATAGATAAATACGCTGGATTCAGTGGTACAAATACTTATGAAAAGTTGATCGATGAACTCCTAACTATGCCTTCTTATGGTGAAAAAATGGGGATTCTTTGGATGGACATTTCCAGATATTCGGACAGCTATGGCTATCAGGACGACGAGGCCAGGAGCCAGTGGCCATACCGTGATTGGGTGTTTCATGCCTTCAACAATAACCTTCCCTACGATCAGTTCATCACTTGGCAGCTTGCAGGTGATTTATTACCAAATGCCACCAAAGAGCAGATCCTAGCTACTGCCTTCAACAGAAACCACAAATACACAGAGGAAGGTGGAGTCATCCATGAAGAGTACCGTGTCGAATATGTTTTGGATAAGACAAACACGTTCAGCAAAGGTATTCTCGGCTTGACCATGGAATGTGCCCAGTGCCATGACCACAAATACGATCCTATCTCACAAAAGGAATATTTTGAGATGTACGCCTTTTTCAACAATTCAAAAGAAAAAGGCTTCGAAGGGGATATTAGTCAAACCAAGCCTGCTAAAACTCCAATTCTCTGGATTGAGCAGGAAGATATTGATGGCATCATGAAATTTATTAACCATAAGGATACCACCAAACTGATGGTATCTGTCATGGGTGAACTTGATTCTGCCGAAAGACGACAGACCTATATTTTGGATCGTGGGGCTTACGATTCCCCTACTATACCTGTAGAGGCATCCACTCCTAGCTCGGTTTTGAAATTCCCTGAAAAGTTTGAGAAAAACCGACTTGGCCTAGCCAAATGGACCACACATCGAGACAACCCGTTGACATCAAGGGTATTTGTCAATTTGGTTTGGCAAGAGCTTTTTGGAAAAGGAATTGTAAAATCTGCCGGCGATTTTGGGATGCAAGGAGATCTTCCTACGCATCCAGAACTCTTAAACTGGCTAGCTGCTGATTTTATGGAAAGCGGCTGGAACATCAAAAGGCTCCTCAAGCAGATTATGATGTCCTCCACCTACCGCCAATCTGCAGCAATCAATGACCAGCACATGGAAGTTGACCCCGATAACTTCTACTTGGCAAGAGCTCCTCGCCTCAGATTGCCTGCGGAAAACATTCAGGACTTAGTCCTAGCCAGTAGCGGCTTATTGGTCAATCAAATTGGGGGACCAAGTGTAAAACCTTATCAACCTTCAGGCCTTTGGGAGGCAGCGACTTCAGGACGTGGAACTTTGGCTACGTACATCCAAGATACAGGAGACAAGCTATATCGAAGAGGGATTTACAACTTTATCAAACTGACCGTTCCTCCTCCAAAAGCGATCATTTTTGACTCCAGTAACCGAGACCGTTGCGAAATCACAAGAAACAGAACCAACACGCCTTTACAGGCTTTGGTAATGATGAATGATCCGATGATCCTCGAAGCTTCCAGAGTATTGTCTACCAAGCTAACCGAGAAACATTCTGAACCAGAACTAGCCATAGAAGAGGCCTTCAAGCGAATTGTTTGTCGAGAAATGAAATCCAAAGAAAAAATCTTGCTCTTGGATTTTTACGAAAGCGAACTAGCCCATTACCAAACCAACCCAGAGGAAGCTAAAAAGACCCTGGACGTGGGCGAATACCCAATGAACGAGGCTGCCATGACTCCTCAAAATGCTGCCTTGATGCAAGTCATCGTCAGCTTATACAACCTAGAAGAAACCATTACCAAAAGCTAA
- a CDS encoding FN3 associated domain-containing protein: MSRYSRSIFWLENLLFFWCGLTLILVIGGESLVLPVWLQVAGRLHPLLLHFPIVLLLLAVALLWMKDESWRKFGKNLLLFGANFTGITVVAGLLLATEDYEGDALTWHKWLGVISFVLTVLIYFFLEKAEKIFQVGGSGLSVLILLTGHFGANLTHGEDFLFAPLMPKEEKIIALEEAEVFRDLVQPILESKCISCHKEGKIKGELRMDHLEGIQKGGKSGPFILAGNLDESLLIQRIHLPLENEEHMPPKNKLQLTEEEIEILRLWVVSGASFEQKVLELPQEEPLFQLASNKFSAEKSYSFSAANDQDIQELNNFFRKVKPLYPGSPALEVAYFGASTFDPASLSELNAVKEQVVKINLNRMPLENTDLSFLSGFQNLEDVQLNFTGIKSEQLEGLVNAPNLKSLAISGNPFDDEGVSTLKKLTQLKSLFIWQSGLTDKAKTELKEALKGVKIDFGFKDEGIIYPLNSPKIDFEKVMFKGSTEVKITHPISSAEIRYTLDGSEPDSINSTVYSKPISLTKTSQIRAKAFAKGWIGSADTKAVLFKEGLKPKSYKLAEEPHKSYKAKGATSLFDGVKGKPNHTSGEWLGYTDGPLEIEIFLEKDQKPKTVELSLLLHEGAYIFPPQSVEIWTGTAGNWSKLTIPSVTQSTKTEEIRFGLLAYDLPSTSFDQIKIKVKPIAKLPSWHQGAGSKGWVFVDEIVLD; this comes from the coding sequence ATGTCTCGTTATTCCCGGAGCATTTTCTGGCTGGAAAATCTACTGTTCTTTTGGTGTGGTCTTACCCTGATTTTGGTTATTGGGGGTGAGAGCCTTGTTCTTCCCGTATGGCTTCAGGTTGCCGGGAGATTACACCCGCTTCTACTTCATTTCCCCATCGTCCTCCTATTGCTTGCTGTTGCATTGCTTTGGATGAAAGATGAAAGCTGGCGAAAATTCGGAAAAAATCTCCTGCTCTTTGGAGCAAATTTCACTGGGATCACCGTAGTGGCGGGCTTGCTTTTGGCCACAGAGGATTACGAAGGAGATGCGTTGACTTGGCACAAATGGCTGGGTGTGATTTCTTTTGTTCTCACTGTATTGATTTATTTCTTCCTCGAAAAAGCAGAAAAAATCTTCCAAGTAGGTGGTTCAGGACTTTCTGTGTTAATCCTTTTGACAGGACATTTTGGAGCTAATTTGACCCATGGGGAAGATTTCCTTTTTGCCCCTCTGATGCCCAAAGAGGAGAAAATCATTGCACTGGAGGAAGCTGAGGTTTTCAGAGATTTGGTTCAACCCATTTTAGAATCCAAATGTATTTCCTGCCATAAAGAAGGAAAAATCAAAGGCGAGTTGAGAATGGACCACTTGGAGGGAATCCAAAAAGGGGGGAAATCAGGACCATTTATCTTAGCTGGAAATCTAGATGAATCCCTCCTGATCCAACGCATCCATCTTCCTTTGGAAAATGAGGAGCACATGCCTCCTAAAAACAAGCTACAACTTACTGAGGAAGAAATAGAAATTCTCAGACTATGGGTGGTGTCAGGAGCTTCATTTGAGCAAAAAGTTCTTGAACTTCCACAAGAAGAACCCCTTTTTCAACTGGCCTCAAATAAATTTTCAGCGGAAAAATCCTATTCCTTCTCGGCTGCCAATGATCAGGACATCCAAGAGTTAAACAACTTTTTCAGAAAAGTAAAGCCACTGTATCCAGGCTCTCCTGCACTGGAAGTAGCCTATTTTGGAGCATCGACCTTTGATCCAGCCTCCCTTTCAGAACTGAATGCTGTCAAAGAACAAGTGGTAAAAATCAACCTCAACCGCATGCCACTTGAGAATACAGATCTTTCTTTTCTTTCTGGATTTCAGAATCTTGAAGACGTTCAATTAAACTTCACGGGAATCAAAAGTGAGCAACTTGAAGGTTTGGTTAATGCGCCAAATTTGAAAAGTCTGGCAATCTCAGGAAATCCATTTGATGATGAGGGCGTTTCGACCTTGAAAAAACTCACCCAACTGAAGAGTCTATTTATATGGCAATCTGGATTGACAGACAAAGCGAAAACAGAACTCAAAGAGGCATTGAAAGGTGTTAAAATCGATTTTGGATTTAAGGATGAGGGCATTATCTATCCTCTCAATTCTCCAAAAATTGATTTTGAAAAGGTGATGTTTAAAGGGTCTACCGAAGTAAAAATTACCCATCCGATTAGCTCAGCTGAAATCCGATATACATTGGATGGTTCCGAGCCCGACAGCATCAATTCTACTGTTTATTCCAAGCCTATCTCATTAACTAAGACTTCCCAAATAAGAGCAAAAGCATTTGCCAAGGGATGGATTGGCAGTGCAGACACCAAAGCAGTGCTGTTTAAAGAAGGGTTAAAACCCAAGTCATACAAATTAGCCGAAGAGCCTCATAAAAGTTATAAGGCAAAAGGTGCCACTTCCCTTTTTGACGGGGTAAAAGGAAAGCCAAACCATACTTCAGGTGAGTGGCTCGGATACACAGATGGACCTTTGGAAATTGAGATTTTCTTGGAAAAAGACCAGAAGCCAAAAACTGTCGAATTGAGTCTTCTTTTGCATGAAGGAGCCTATATTTTCCCTCCTCAATCAGTGGAAATTTGGACTGGAACAGCCGGCAATTGGTCTAAACTCACCATTCCTTCTGTAACGCAATCTACCAAAACAGAAGAAATCCGATTTGGCTTACTTGCTTATGACCTGCCATCCACATCATTCGACCAAATAAAAATCAAGGTAAAACCTATTGCCAAGCTACCATCTTGGCATCAGGGAGCCGGTTCGAAGGGCTGGGTTTTTGTCGATGAAATTGTCTTGGATTAA
- the accC gene encoding acetyl-CoA carboxylase biotin carboxylase subunit has translation MFKKILIANRGEIALRVIRTCKEMGIKTVAVYSTADKDSLHVRFADEAVCIGPAPSRESYLNIPRIIAAAEITNADAIHPGYGFLSENAEFSRICEEYGIKFIGASPDMIAKMGDKATAKATMKSAGVPTIPGSEGLLDSVEQGKKLAAEMGYPVIIKATAGGGGRGMRIIKQESEFQKAWDDARMESAAAFGNDGLYLEKFVEEPRHIEIQVVGDKTGRACHLSERDCSIQRRHQKLVEETPSPFITDELREAMGKAAIKGAEAIGYEGAGTIEFLVDKHRNFYFMEMNTRIQVEHPITEEVTDFDLIKEQIKVAAGETISGRNYFPKLYAMECRINAEDPANGFRPSPGKIINLHFPGGHGVRIDSHVYAGYVIPPNYDSMIAKLIVSGQSREEVIVRMKRALEEFVIDGIKTTIPFHIALLDDEQFKAGNFTTKFLESFDFSVIKK, from the coding sequence GTGTTTAAAAAAATATTGATTGCCAACAGGGGAGAAATTGCTCTCCGAGTGATCCGTACTTGCAAAGAGATGGGGATCAAAACTGTGGCCGTTTACTCTACCGCAGACAAAGACAGCTTGCATGTTCGATTCGCGGATGAGGCTGTATGTATTGGGCCTGCTCCAAGTAGAGAATCCTATTTGAATATCCCGAGAATTATCGCAGCTGCAGAAATCACAAATGCAGACGCAATTCATCCAGGATATGGATTCTTGTCCGAAAACGCGGAATTTTCAAGAATCTGTGAAGAATACGGAATCAAATTTATCGGAGCTTCTCCTGATATGATTGCAAAAATGGGGGACAAAGCTACTGCTAAAGCCACCATGAAATCAGCCGGAGTACCTACAATACCTGGATCAGAAGGATTGTTGGATAGCGTGGAGCAAGGAAAAAAACTTGCTGCTGAAATGGGCTACCCAGTAATTATTAAAGCAACTGCAGGAGGTGGCGGTCGCGGGATGCGAATAATCAAACAGGAATCTGAATTTCAAAAAGCATGGGATGACGCCAGAATGGAGTCTGCGGCAGCTTTCGGAAATGACGGTCTGTATTTGGAAAAATTCGTAGAAGAACCTCGACATATCGAAATTCAGGTTGTGGGTGACAAAACTGGAAGAGCTTGTCATTTATCTGAGCGCGATTGCTCCATTCAGAGAAGACATCAAAAACTGGTTGAAGAGACCCCTTCTCCGTTCATTACCGATGAACTAAGAGAGGCAATGGGCAAAGCTGCAATCAAAGGCGCTGAAGCTATTGGCTACGAAGGTGCGGGGACGATCGAATTTTTGGTAGACAAACATCGCAACTTCTACTTCATGGAGATGAATACACGTATCCAAGTGGAGCATCCTATTACAGAAGAAGTGACAGACTTTGATTTGATCAAAGAACAAATCAAGGTGGCGGCAGGAGAAACAATTTCTGGTAGAAATTATTTCCCAAAACTGTATGCCATGGAATGCCGAATCAATGCTGAGGACCCTGCAAATGGTTTCCGCCCTAGTCCTGGGAAAATTATCAACCTACATTTTCCTGGTGGACATGGTGTACGAATTGACTCCCATGTTTACGCTGGTTATGTAATCCCACCAAACTACGATTCAATGATTGCAAAATTGATTGTAAGCGGTCAATCTAGAGAGGAAGTTATTGTTCGAATGAAAAGAGCTCTTGAAGAGTTTGTGATCGATGGAATCAAAACCACGATTCCATTCCACATTGCTTTGTTAGATGATGAGCAATTCAAAGCTGGAAATTTCACGACTAAGTTTCTGGAAAGCTTTGACTTCTCTGTCATCAAGAAATAA
- a CDS encoding sugar isomerase domain-containing protein, with protein MSKEPYRLYADSVMEKLQKAFRQEKEIQVAAKWIAECLKNQGWIYTAGTGHSHMFAEEIFYRAGGFARVRPILDPDLMLHVDASGSTAIERTEGYAANLLKRFPISKEDVLLISSNSGRNAVPIELAQLAKKEGAKVIVFTNHAHSKSVDSRHSSGLKLFQLGDLFFDNFGEIGDAAIPFEGLEGRVGATSTVIGTALIQAIMVQSVGLLLKDGITPEVFISSNSDVGEANNESLLAKYKPLVRGL; from the coding sequence ATGAGCAAAGAACCCTACAGGCTATATGCCGATTCCGTAATGGAAAAACTGCAAAAGGCATTTCGACAGGAAAAAGAAATTCAGGTTGCTGCCAAATGGATAGCGGAATGCCTTAAAAATCAAGGCTGGATCTACACCGCAGGCACTGGTCACTCCCATATGTTTGCCGAAGAGATATTTTACAGAGCAGGAGGATTTGCCAGAGTCCGACCAATTTTGGATCCTGACCTTATGCTTCATGTGGATGCCTCGGGTAGTACAGCCATAGAACGTACAGAAGGATATGCAGCCAACCTTTTAAAGAGGTTTCCCATCTCCAAAGAAGATGTGTTATTGATATCATCAAACTCCGGAAGAAATGCAGTCCCCATAGAGTTGGCGCAACTGGCAAAAAAGGAAGGAGCAAAAGTTATAGTCTTTACCAATCACGCCCATAGCAAATCAGTAGACTCCAGACATTCCTCAGGCTTAAAGCTTTTTCAATTGGGGGATCTTTTTTTTGACAACTTTGGGGAAATTGGTGATGCGGCTATTCCCTTTGAGGGCTTAGAAGGCAGAGTCGGTGCCACCTCCACGGTAATTGGCACAGCTTTGATTCAGGCAATCATGGTACAATCGGTAGGATTACTACTTAAAGATGGCATCACCCCAGAAGTCTTCATCAGCTCCAACTCAGATGTTGGTGAAGCCAATAATGAATCACTTCTCGCCAAGTACAAACCCTTGGTCCGTGGACTTTAA
- a CDS encoding family 20 glycosylhydrolase, whose product MMIRTVVFLFAFVLISFGGFSQTEARWVLDQNQFKNPGFHEATITLTADQDSSISAGWKLYFNTIFISVSSVSKLPDTEIKHLQGDFFVWEGQTPEIKKGQSLKLSYRSSGPFLKNSYAPEGLILLHADGRIEEVRQYTREEISDSQLAEMAQNTSLPIPSGEKVYEENQGISLLDPSDIPPFLPSPKSWKYTGEPLKTQNAGMAVIGSSEFREVTKYLLLTLKQGYAPKVNREEPPINIKVQRVDGLDEEAYKLSISGRRVDILASTEKGAFYGVQSFLALMPPHFWTEPSDEFVLPQLQIEDSPAYEYRGFFLDVARNFQTKEQIFKILDLMALYKLNVFHFNLANDEGWRIEIPGLPELTEFGAKRGFSTDESEFLWPYYASGVSPIIDSPGTGFYSVSDFEEILAYAKARFIQVIPEIGVPAHSRAAILAMEKRYKSLVAQGREEEGLEYRLADPKDQSVYLSAQNFRGNTVCVCQESTFRFYEKVVQEIKNRFERVGLPLTSWHTGGDEVPRGVWSASPICAEFLANHPELKLEDLNDYFRQRVAGILEKYDLNMGGWEEIGQTHSSNEVVPNPKFADQSWTLYAWNAVAGWGGEDMAYRLANAGYPVVICSSANFYFDLAYNWSPDERGHTWSGVVDMYQSWKTVPGKLYLSHDQTIDGDLWDWEQARQKFTTLTDLGKQNIRGVSGQLWTETVKGPEMLEYYLLPKMLGYVERAWVGDPEWSSQESLDQMRSEREIEWNVFLNVIAQKELPRLETIHGGWNFRLPLPGVAIKNGRVLVNSPLPGFEIRYTDNGTEPIHESPIYREPIPVFEGFNPRFKLFMPSGKSGRSRGLN is encoded by the coding sequence ATGATGATCCGTACTGTAGTTTTTCTTTTCGCTTTTGTGCTGATTTCGTTTGGTGGGTTTTCTCAAACCGAAGCACGCTGGGTTTTGGATCAAAATCAATTTAAAAATCCAGGTTTTCATGAAGCAACGATTACCCTGACGGCAGATCAAGATTCGTCTATTTCAGCAGGATGGAAGCTGTATTTCAATACCATTTTTATTTCAGTAAGCTCAGTTTCCAAACTTCCTGATACTGAAATAAAGCATTTGCAGGGCGATTTTTTTGTTTGGGAAGGGCAGACGCCGGAAATAAAAAAGGGTCAAAGTCTGAAGTTGTCCTATCGGAGCAGTGGTCCGTTTTTGAAAAACTCTTATGCCCCTGAAGGTTTGATTTTGCTTCATGCCGATGGTCGAATTGAAGAAGTGAGGCAATACACTCGGGAAGAGATTTCTGATAGCCAACTTGCAGAAATGGCCCAAAACACCTCCCTTCCAATTCCATCCGGAGAAAAAGTATATGAAGAAAATCAAGGGATTTCATTGCTTGATCCCAGTGATATTCCTCCTTTTTTACCTAGTCCGAAGTCCTGGAAATATACCGGTGAACCGCTGAAAACCCAGAATGCGGGAATGGCTGTAATCGGCTCTTCTGAATTTCGTGAGGTGACCAAATACCTCCTATTGACTTTGAAGCAAGGATATGCTCCAAAGGTCAATCGAGAAGAGCCACCAATCAATATTAAAGTTCAGCGGGTCGATGGGCTTGATGAAGAGGCATATAAGCTATCCATTTCAGGTAGGAGAGTGGATATTTTAGCCAGTACCGAAAAAGGGGCCTTCTATGGGGTTCAATCTTTTTTAGCCTTGATGCCACCTCATTTTTGGACTGAACCAAGTGATGAATTTGTGCTCCCTCAACTTCAGATTGAAGATAGTCCTGCTTATGAGTATCGTGGTTTTTTTCTCGATGTGGCTCGTAATTTTCAGACGAAGGAGCAGATTTTTAAGATTTTGGACCTTATGGCTCTGTATAAGTTAAATGTATTTCATTTCAATTTGGCTAATGATGAAGGTTGGCGAATAGAGATTCCCGGGCTTCCAGAACTCACAGAGTTTGGTGCTAAGCGAGGATTTTCTACCGACGAATCAGAGTTTTTGTGGCCTTATTATGCCTCAGGAGTATCGCCAATAATAGATTCTCCAGGTACAGGGTTTTATTCTGTAAGTGATTTTGAGGAGATTTTGGCCTATGCCAAAGCTAGATTTATCCAGGTAATTCCAGAAATCGGAGTGCCAGCACATTCACGGGCCGCAATATTGGCCATGGAAAAGCGCTATAAATCGTTGGTGGCTCAAGGAAGGGAAGAGGAAGGATTGGAATATCGATTAGCAGACCCAAAGGATCAATCGGTCTATCTCTCAGCACAAAATTTTCGAGGAAATACGGTTTGTGTTTGTCAGGAGTCAACCTTTAGATTTTACGAAAAGGTGGTTCAGGAAATAAAAAATCGATTTGAACGTGTAGGTCTTCCCTTGACTTCTTGGCATACCGGTGGAGATGAGGTTCCGAGAGGAGTTTGGTCAGCTTCCCCAATTTGTGCTGAATTTCTCGCGAATCACCCAGAGCTCAAGCTCGAAGATCTTAATGATTATTTCCGTCAGCGTGTTGCTGGAATTTTGGAAAAATACGACTTGAACATGGGAGGATGGGAGGAAATTGGTCAGACTCATAGTTCAAACGAAGTAGTGCCAAATCCTAAATTTGCAGATCAATCTTGGACTTTGTATGCCTGGAATGCTGTGGCCGGCTGGGGAGGAGAGGATATGGCGTATCGTCTGGCAAATGCAGGTTATCCTGTAGTGATCTGTTCGAGTGCAAACTTCTATTTTGATTTGGCTTATAACTGGAGTCCTGACGAGAGGGGCCATACTTGGAGTGGGGTTGTAGATATGTATCAATCTTGGAAAACAGTTCCGGGGAAACTGTACCTTTCTCATGATCAAACCATTGATGGAGATTTATGGGATTGGGAGCAGGCAAGACAAAAGTTCACCACGCTAACTGACCTAGGAAAGCAAAATATTAGAGGTGTCTCTGGTCAGTTATGGACTGAGACGGTTAAAGGGCCTGAGATGCTTGAATATTATCTGCTTCCCAAAATGCTCGGCTATGTGGAGCGAGCTTGGGTAGGTGATCCGGAATGGTCATCCCAAGAATCACTAGACCAAATGCGGTCTGAGCGAGAAATTGAATGGAATGTTTTCCTTAATGTCATTGCCCAGAAAGAACTACCTCGACTTGAGACCATCCATGGAGGTTGGAATTTTAGACTTCCATTGCCAGGAGTGGCTATAAAAAATGGACGTGTATTGGTGAATTCACCATTGCCAGGATTTGAGATTCGATACACTGATAATGGCACTGAGCCCATTCATGAATCCCCTATCTATCGAGAACCCATTCCGGTATTTGAAGGATTTAACCCTAGATTCAAGTTATTTATGCCCTCTGGAAAATCTGGGAGGAGTAGAGGATTGAATTAA
- a CDS encoding DUF1501 domain-containing protein yields MEKEILEQGLNHNRRKFLSRISLGIGSVALGSLLIPDLFSGKKEAEDSLMRALPHFAPKAKRVIYLFQNGAPSQLETFDYKPMLRSSFGQELPESIRMGQRLTGMTAGQSSFPLVGSYFDFNQYGQSRAWISSLFPHISSVVDDLCIIKSMHTEAINHDPALTFFQTGAQVGNRPSMGSWLSYGLGSENENLPAFCVLLSRGKGNGQGVYSKLWSNGFLDARHQGVQFSNSEDPVLYLSDPNGMSRDQRRKMLDQIAAMNDLSYREFNDPQITAKVQQYEMAYRMQTAVPEITDVTKEPDSIVKLYGPDCLVPGTYAANCLLARKLSENGVRFVQLYHQGWDAHDNLPNQMMGQAKDVDQASAALITDLKQRGLLDETLVIWGGEFGRTNYCQGKIAPENYGRDHHPRAFSIFMAGGGVKSGIVYGETDDFGYNITENPVHVHDFQATVMHLMGIDHEKLTYKHLGRRYRLTDVHGQVVKDIIA; encoded by the coding sequence ATGGAAAAAGAGATTTTAGAGCAGGGATTGAATCACAACAGAAGGAAGTTTCTTTCTCGCATCAGCTTAGGAATTGGCAGTGTAGCCTTGGGTTCTTTACTGATTCCCGATCTGTTTTCCGGCAAAAAGGAAGCTGAGGATTCTCTCATGAGAGCACTCCCCCATTTTGCACCAAAAGCAAAGCGGGTCATTTACCTATTCCAAAATGGCGCTCCCTCTCAACTGGAGACTTTTGATTACAAGCCTATGTTGAGAAGCAGTTTTGGTCAAGAGCTTCCTGAATCCATCCGAATGGGTCAGCGACTTACCGGTATGACGGCAGGCCAAAGTTCATTCCCATTGGTAGGATCATACTTTGATTTCAACCAATATGGACAAAGCCGAGCTTGGATTTCTTCGCTTTTCCCACATATCTCCTCTGTTGTGGACGACCTATGCATCATCAAATCCATGCATACAGAGGCCATAAACCATGACCCGGCACTTACTTTTTTCCAAACAGGCGCACAAGTAGGCAATCGACCAAGTATGGGATCTTGGCTGAGCTATGGTCTTGGCAGTGAAAATGAAAACCTTCCTGCTTTCTGCGTGCTCCTTAGCAGAGGAAAAGGCAATGGTCAGGGAGTGTATTCCAAACTCTGGTCGAATGGCTTCTTGGACGCTCGTCACCAAGGGGTGCAGTTTTCAAATTCAGAAGATCCGGTCCTTTACCTCTCTGATCCTAATGGAATGTCACGTGATCAGCGAAGAAAGATGCTTGATCAGATCGCAGCCATGAACGATCTCAGCTATCGAGAATTCAACGATCCTCAGATCACTGCTAAAGTCCAGCAATATGAAATGGCTTATCGGATGCAAACAGCTGTGCCGGAAATAACAGACGTAACCAAAGAGCCTGATAGTATCGTCAAGCTCTACGGTCCTGACTGCTTGGTTCCGGGTACTTATGCAGCAAATTGCCTTTTGGCTAGAAAACTTTCAGAAAACGGAGTACGATTTGTTCAGCTTTACCATCAGGGATGGGACGCTCATGACAATCTTCCCAATCAGATGATGGGGCAAGCTAAAGATGTGGACCAAGCTTCTGCTGCCTTGATCACGGATTTAAAGCAGCGAGGACTTCTTGATGAGACGTTGGTAATTTGGGGAGGAGAATTTGGCAGAACCAATTACTGTCAAGGAAAAATCGCCCCGGAAAACTACGGTCGAGACCACCATCCTCGGGCCTTCTCCATCTTCATGGCCGGAGGCGGTGTGAAATCTGGAATCGTCTATGGAGAAACAGACGACTTTGGTTACAATATCACCGAAAACCCAGTCCATGTCCACGACTTTCAGGCCACAGTCATGCACCTGATGGGCATAGACCATGAAAAACTCACCTATAAGCACCTTGGAAGAAGGTATCGCCTCACCGATGTACATGGTCAAGTTGTAAAAGACATCATCGCTTAA